In Daphnia magna isolate NIES linkage group LG5, ASM2063170v1.1, whole genome shotgun sequence, a single genomic region encodes these proteins:
- the LOC116923639 gene encoding FYVE and coiled-coil domain-containing protein 1 isoform X2: protein MLLNSCFKKSLRMDELFLVPKTDCTTLPPYLFFHFATLHRVTLRRSVHVRCSQLPLSQHGAKFGTKTTDETTADCVKSLKTVFDDTQFPIDDDNVMLHRLGDRLEFLLHVGLRQSSGVFSRSRSPWHYINSCLSKLKTNHDGIHFVRGLSELKTPTGKLRSFLRFCLVHQCLADTLQQCTLCDDVTSEYYSANSLFSQQTWKSSFISSLYELNDIQYDLAPTGFDLDVGWPTFARKQFGSFNWSRQQRSSSRLSLSLLSASESQSVNSFHSELTSPLCTGPLNSTMTSSIGSSSPSPPPDPHEISRLISTIRQITEDKEELKIQLDSLCRQLGEERENGKKDREQMEVERRQYQEKTIELERRLELAHKQVSPQTLESLRQAEALGRKMLAARDGEVELLKAQLVSTEAKVDALKERQELQKVIVMGEVRKMANEMAATELQLKKWKKLALDWAQIEHMDDIKLDSIKELEGAEELGKKLKELLSAQQTAAKELDAIKEANMSLVRALAQHDHQLSTVTSQLDQTWVWFSKLKTQASQLQTDESVMRYDLKEKRKLLNSLKEQLEVSKQQWDRIRNQNHANQEEWQSFRNELDGRKVTGATAIAQKEVEPEQVEVEREQPAFVPPIDLVSDIVPNQVVTDDDELPVPESSTSADGREERLQLMEQQCRSLYAKLVNSTSRNAALVSRLANLHQHYSIKEEQPSSPTMSAPPESLVEKVVDQGEDAERVILEKDRQLAVVTEELKAIKFDQTTRQLEKEKENQHWNFLLQAYQQQEEQLKLALTQLADNGQLIGSLQLQLSTLTGRNQEERQSLDAQFRQMELSLMTRNEECEGLVNEIRSTVAEMDQLRTSYIELQEKFKCCQEAESQARSDNQLLREESLMLRDKIVQLIKEKDCLWQRSDRLLHLQRIQATDQWVADGSIRDCQSCQSRFTIFVRRHHCRLCGRIFCHSCSDYWLKIASSSRPTRTCHECFAIHRQFSQPGATAQLSELPLAEPPEAIDLNTQPVVVQQPQSDGGTLAEPCAGFSVISDDEIVQSLNDSSPYSSPKNGPINKNIRTAAVRTFTSLVHDVVDETVPSESFVSAGMIYRIPIQVERPACTLHWKFKTDPRSIAFAVVGAEDGNQGDDSLTRVIVETALHKSEEDFVCGQAELPLSGLYYVYFDNSYSRFSANKVTFHLRLAAPSSPI from the exons ATGTTGCTAAATagctgttttaaaaaaagcttACGGATGGATGAATTATTTCTTGTGCCAAAGACAGACTGTACCACGCTACCACCGTACCTATTCTTCCATTTTGCTACTCTACACAGAGTAACTCTACGACGTAGCGTTCACGTACGATGTTCTCAATTACCGCTAAGTCAGCATGGGGCCAAGTTCGGGACAAAGACGACAGATGAGACGACAGCAG ATTGTGTAAAAAGTTTAAAGACCGTATTTGATGACACACAATTTCCAATTGATGATGACAATGTCATGCTTCATCGTCTTGGCGACAGGTTGGAATTTTTGCTTCATGTTGGACTAAGGC AAAGTTCTGGTGTGTTTAGTCGATCAAGAAGTCCTTGGCATTACATAAATTCGTGCCTTAGCAAGTTGAAAACCAATCACGATGGAATCCATTTCGTCAGAGGATTATCTGAG cttaaGACTCCTACAGGGAAACTTCGTTCTTTTCTCAGATTTTGCCTTGTACATCAATGCCTGGCAGACACTTTGCAGCAATGCACACTGTGTGATGATGTAACCAGTGAATATTACAGTgcaaattctttattttcacAACAAACTTGGAAATCAAGTTTTATCTCATCACTCTATGAACTCAACGACATTCAGTACGACCTAGCTCCGACCGGCTTCGATTTGGATGTCGGATGGCCTACTTTTGCTCG GAAGCAGTTTGGCAGCTTCAACTGGAGCAGACAACAACGATCCTCCTCGAGGCTCTCTCTCAGTCTACTCTCCGCCTCAGAATCTCAG AGCGTCAATAGCTTTCACAGTGAACTGACTTCGCCTTTGTGCACTGGCCCGTTAAACTCAACCATGACCAGTAGCATTGGCTCGAGTAGTCCGTCTCCGCCGCCGGATCCGCATGAAATCAGTCGGCTTATTTCTACCATACGCCAAATTACGGAGGATAAAGAggaattaaaaattcaattggATTCTCTTTGCAGACAGTTGGGCGAG gaaagagaaaatggaaaaaaggaCCGGGAACAGATGGAGGTGGAACGACGTCAGTACCAAGAAAAGACAATTGAATTGGAGCGACGCTTGGAACTAGCCCACAAGCAGGTGAGCCCACAAACACTTGAAAGTTTGCGACAGGCGGAAGCACTGGGCAGGAAGATGCTGGCCGCCCGAGATGGAGAGGTTGAATTGCTCAAGGCTCAGTTGGTTTCCACCGAGGCTAAAGTGGATGCGTTAAAAGAACGACAGGAATTGCAAAAGGTTATCGTTATGGGGGAGGTACGTAAGATGGCCAACGAAATGGCTGCGACGGAATTGCAACtcaagaaatggaaaaaattggCTCTTGACTGGGCCCAAATCGAGCATATGGATGATATTAAACTAGACTCTATTAAAGAATTGGAAGGAGCCGAAGAGCTGGGCAAAAAACTGAAGGAGCTGTTGAGCGCCCAGCAGACAGCCGCCAAAGAATTAGATGCCATCAAAGAGGCTAACATGTCGCTGGTGAGGGCCTTAGCACAACACGATCATCAGCTGTCGACAGTGACGAGCCAGTTAGATCAAACCTGGGTCTGGTTCTCCAAACTGAAGACACAGGCAAGTCAATTACAGACGGACGAATCGGTGATGCGCTACGATTTGAAGGAGAAACGAAAACTTCTCAACAGTTTAAAAGAACAATTGGAAGTGTCCAAACAGCAATGGGACCGTATTCGCAACCAGAATCACGCCAATCAAGAAGAATGGCAGTCCTTTCGAAACGAATTGGACGGTCGGAAAGTGACGGGCGCAACGGCGATTGCACAGAAGGAAGTAGAACCAGAACAAGTTGAGGTGGAAAGGGAACAACCAGCCTTTGTTCCTCCTATCGATTTAGTGTCGGACATTGTTCCTAATCAAGTAGTAACCGACGATGATGAATTGCCTGTACCGGAATCATCGACTTCAGCAGACGGAAGAGAAGAACGTTTGCAATTGATGGAGCAGCAATGTCGCTCTCTTTACGCCAAACTCGTCAATTCCACTAGCCGGAATGCTGCGTTGGTTAGCCGACTTGCAAATCTTCATCAGCATTATTCCATCAAAGAAGAACAACCGTCTTCTCCAACAATGTCTGCCCCGCCGGAGAGTTTGGTTGAAAAAGTGGTCGATCAA GGGGAAGATGCCGAACGAGTGATTCTGGAGAAAGATCGCCAATTGGCGGTCGTAACGGAAGAACTGAAAGCCATCAAATTCGACCAAACGACTCGTCAGttggaaaaagagaaagaaaatcag CATtggaattttcttcttcaggcCTACCAGCAACAGGAGGAACAACTCAAATTGGCTCTCACTCAATTAGCAGATAATGGCCAGCTGATTGGATCGTTGCAGCTCCAGTTGAGCACATTGACAGGTCGCAATCAGGAAGAACGCCAGTCATTGGATGCTCAATTCCGGCAAATGGAACTCTCTTTGATGACTCGAAACGAAGAATGCGAAGGTTTAGTCAATGAAATCCGCTCC ACGGTTGCGGAAATGGATCAATTGAGGACATCGTACATAGAGTTGCAAGAGAAATTCAAATGCTGTCAAGAAGCTGAATCTCAAGCCAGGTCTGACAATCAATTGTTGCGGGAAGAATCGCTCATGTTGCGTGACAAAATCGTCCAACTCATCAA ggaaaaggatTGTCTGTGGCAGCGCAGTGACCGACTTTTGCATTTACAAAGGATTCAGGCGACAGACCAATGGGTAGCTGATGGATCTATTCGTGATTGTCAGAGCTGTCAGTCTCGTTTCACCATTTTTGTCCGCCGTCATCATTGTCGCTTGTGTGGTCGCATCTTTTGCCATTCTTGTTCTGATTATTGGCTGAAAATTGCTTCCAGCTCGCGACCCACGCGTACATGTCACGAATGTTTTGCTATCCATCGACAGTTTAGCCAACCGGGCGCCACTGCCCAGCTGAGCGAACTCCCACTGGCTGAGCCCCCGGAAGCTATAGATCTGAATACTCAACCAGTTGTCGTTCAACAGCCACAATCCGATGGTGGGACATTGGCGGAACCTTGCGCTGGATTCAGCGTCATCAGCGACGATGAGATTGTTCAATCCCTCAACGACTCGAGTCCTTACAGCAGCCCTAAGAATGGCCCTATTAA CAAAAACATCCGCACGGCAGCCGTACGCACTTTCACTTCGTTGGTTCATGATGTGGTAGATGAAACTGTCCCGTCTGAATCCTTCGTCAGCGCAGGAATGATTTATCGGATTCCGATCCAGGTCGAACGGCCTGCTTGCACTCTCCATTGGAAATTCAAAACCGATCCGAGG AGCATCGCGTTCGCTGTTGTGGGAGCTGAGGATGGCAATCAAGGCGATGACTCTTTAACGCGAGTGATCGTCGAAACAGCTCTGCATAAATCGGAAGAGGATTTTGTGTGCGGGCAGGCTGAATTGCCCCTCTCTGGACTTTATTACGTCTACTTTGACAACAGCTACTCCCGTTTCTCTGCCAACAAAGTCACCTTTCATCTGCGTTTGGCAGCTCCCAGCTCGCCCATTTGA
- the LOC116923639 gene encoding FYVE and coiled-coil domain-containing protein 1 isoform X4 — MASRGQDNNEVFKASIEKNLSALFDCVKSLKTVFDDTQFPIDDDNVMLHRLGDRLEFLLHVGLRQSSGVFSRSRSPWHYINSCLSKLKTNHDGIHFVRGLSELKTPTGKLRSFLRFCLVHQCLADTLQQCTLCDDVTSEYYSANSLFSQQTWKSSFISSLYELNDIQYDLAPTGFDLDVGWPTFARKQFGSFNWSRQQRSSSRLSLSLLSASESQSVNSFHSELTSPLCTGPLNSTMTSSIGSSSPSPPPDPHEISRLISTIRQITEDKEELKIQLDSLCRQLGEERENGKKDREQMEVERRQYQEKTIELERRLELAHKQVSPQTLESLRQAEALGRKMLAARDGEVELLKAQLVSTEAKVDALKERQELQKVIVMGEVRKMANEMAATELQLKKWKKLALDWAQIEHMDDIKLDSIKELEGAEELGKKLKELLSAQQTAAKELDAIKEANMSLVRALAQHDHQLSTVTSQLDQTWVWFSKLKTQASQLQTDESVMRYDLKEKRKLLNSLKEQLEVSKQQWDRIRNQNHANQEEWQSFRNELDGRKVTGATAIAQKEVEPEQVEVEREQPAFVPPIDLVSDIVPNQVVTDDDELPVPESSTSADGREERLQLMEQQCRSLYAKLVNSTSRNAALVSRLANLHQHYSIKEEQPSSPTMSAPPESLVEKVVDQGEDAERVILEKDRQLAVVTEELKAIKFDQTTRQLEKEKENQHWNFLLQAYQQQEEQLKLALTQLADNGQLIGSLQLQLSTLTGRNQEERQSLDAQFRQMELSLMTRNEECEGLVNEIRSTVAEMDQLRTSYIELQEKFKCCQEAESQARSDNQLLREESLMLRDKIVQLIKEKDCLWQRSDRLLHLQRIQATDQWVADGSIRDCQSCQSRFTIFVRRHHCRLCGRIFCHSCSDYWLKIASSSRPTRTCHECFAIHRQFSQPGATAQLSELPLAEPPEAIDLNTQPVVVQQPQSDGGTLAEPCAGFSVISDDEIVQSLNDSSPYSSPKNGPINKNIRTAAVRTFTSLVHDVVDETVPSESFVSAGMIYRIPIQVERPACTLHWKFKTDPRSIAFAVVGAEDGNQGDDSLTRVIVETALHKSEEDFVCGQAELPLSGLYYVYFDNSYSRFSANKVTFHLRLAAPSSPI; from the exons aTGGCGAGCAGAGGTCAAGATAATAATGAAGTTTTTAAAGCTAGTATTGAGAAAAACCTCTCTGCTCTATTTG ATTGTGTAAAAAGTTTAAAGACCGTATTTGATGACACACAATTTCCAATTGATGATGACAATGTCATGCTTCATCGTCTTGGCGACAGGTTGGAATTTTTGCTTCATGTTGGACTAAGGC AAAGTTCTGGTGTGTTTAGTCGATCAAGAAGTCCTTGGCATTACATAAATTCGTGCCTTAGCAAGTTGAAAACCAATCACGATGGAATCCATTTCGTCAGAGGATTATCTGAG cttaaGACTCCTACAGGGAAACTTCGTTCTTTTCTCAGATTTTGCCTTGTACATCAATGCCTGGCAGACACTTTGCAGCAATGCACACTGTGTGATGATGTAACCAGTGAATATTACAGTgcaaattctttattttcacAACAAACTTGGAAATCAAGTTTTATCTCATCACTCTATGAACTCAACGACATTCAGTACGACCTAGCTCCGACCGGCTTCGATTTGGATGTCGGATGGCCTACTTTTGCTCG GAAGCAGTTTGGCAGCTTCAACTGGAGCAGACAACAACGATCCTCCTCGAGGCTCTCTCTCAGTCTACTCTCCGCCTCAGAATCTCAG AGCGTCAATAGCTTTCACAGTGAACTGACTTCGCCTTTGTGCACTGGCCCGTTAAACTCAACCATGACCAGTAGCATTGGCTCGAGTAGTCCGTCTCCGCCGCCGGATCCGCATGAAATCAGTCGGCTTATTTCTACCATACGCCAAATTACGGAGGATAAAGAggaattaaaaattcaattggATTCTCTTTGCAGACAGTTGGGCGAG gaaagagaaaatggaaaaaaggaCCGGGAACAGATGGAGGTGGAACGACGTCAGTACCAAGAAAAGACAATTGAATTGGAGCGACGCTTGGAACTAGCCCACAAGCAGGTGAGCCCACAAACACTTGAAAGTTTGCGACAGGCGGAAGCACTGGGCAGGAAGATGCTGGCCGCCCGAGATGGAGAGGTTGAATTGCTCAAGGCTCAGTTGGTTTCCACCGAGGCTAAAGTGGATGCGTTAAAAGAACGACAGGAATTGCAAAAGGTTATCGTTATGGGGGAGGTACGTAAGATGGCCAACGAAATGGCTGCGACGGAATTGCAACtcaagaaatggaaaaaattggCTCTTGACTGGGCCCAAATCGAGCATATGGATGATATTAAACTAGACTCTATTAAAGAATTGGAAGGAGCCGAAGAGCTGGGCAAAAAACTGAAGGAGCTGTTGAGCGCCCAGCAGACAGCCGCCAAAGAATTAGATGCCATCAAAGAGGCTAACATGTCGCTGGTGAGGGCCTTAGCACAACACGATCATCAGCTGTCGACAGTGACGAGCCAGTTAGATCAAACCTGGGTCTGGTTCTCCAAACTGAAGACACAGGCAAGTCAATTACAGACGGACGAATCGGTGATGCGCTACGATTTGAAGGAGAAACGAAAACTTCTCAACAGTTTAAAAGAACAATTGGAAGTGTCCAAACAGCAATGGGACCGTATTCGCAACCAGAATCACGCCAATCAAGAAGAATGGCAGTCCTTTCGAAACGAATTGGACGGTCGGAAAGTGACGGGCGCAACGGCGATTGCACAGAAGGAAGTAGAACCAGAACAAGTTGAGGTGGAAAGGGAACAACCAGCCTTTGTTCCTCCTATCGATTTAGTGTCGGACATTGTTCCTAATCAAGTAGTAACCGACGATGATGAATTGCCTGTACCGGAATCATCGACTTCAGCAGACGGAAGAGAAGAACGTTTGCAATTGATGGAGCAGCAATGTCGCTCTCTTTACGCCAAACTCGTCAATTCCACTAGCCGGAATGCTGCGTTGGTTAGCCGACTTGCAAATCTTCATCAGCATTATTCCATCAAAGAAGAACAACCGTCTTCTCCAACAATGTCTGCCCCGCCGGAGAGTTTGGTTGAAAAAGTGGTCGATCAA GGGGAAGATGCCGAACGAGTGATTCTGGAGAAAGATCGCCAATTGGCGGTCGTAACGGAAGAACTGAAAGCCATCAAATTCGACCAAACGACTCGTCAGttggaaaaagagaaagaaaatcag CATtggaattttcttcttcaggcCTACCAGCAACAGGAGGAACAACTCAAATTGGCTCTCACTCAATTAGCAGATAATGGCCAGCTGATTGGATCGTTGCAGCTCCAGTTGAGCACATTGACAGGTCGCAATCAGGAAGAACGCCAGTCATTGGATGCTCAATTCCGGCAAATGGAACTCTCTTTGATGACTCGAAACGAAGAATGCGAAGGTTTAGTCAATGAAATCCGCTCC ACGGTTGCGGAAATGGATCAATTGAGGACATCGTACATAGAGTTGCAAGAGAAATTCAAATGCTGTCAAGAAGCTGAATCTCAAGCCAGGTCTGACAATCAATTGTTGCGGGAAGAATCGCTCATGTTGCGTGACAAAATCGTCCAACTCATCAA ggaaaaggatTGTCTGTGGCAGCGCAGTGACCGACTTTTGCATTTACAAAGGATTCAGGCGACAGACCAATGGGTAGCTGATGGATCTATTCGTGATTGTCAGAGCTGTCAGTCTCGTTTCACCATTTTTGTCCGCCGTCATCATTGTCGCTTGTGTGGTCGCATCTTTTGCCATTCTTGTTCTGATTATTGGCTGAAAATTGCTTCCAGCTCGCGACCCACGCGTACATGTCACGAATGTTTTGCTATCCATCGACAGTTTAGCCAACCGGGCGCCACTGCCCAGCTGAGCGAACTCCCACTGGCTGAGCCCCCGGAAGCTATAGATCTGAATACTCAACCAGTTGTCGTTCAACAGCCACAATCCGATGGTGGGACATTGGCGGAACCTTGCGCTGGATTCAGCGTCATCAGCGACGATGAGATTGTTCAATCCCTCAACGACTCGAGTCCTTACAGCAGCCCTAAGAATGGCCCTATTAA CAAAAACATCCGCACGGCAGCCGTACGCACTTTCACTTCGTTGGTTCATGATGTGGTAGATGAAACTGTCCCGTCTGAATCCTTCGTCAGCGCAGGAATGATTTATCGGATTCCGATCCAGGTCGAACGGCCTGCTTGCACTCTCCATTGGAAATTCAAAACCGATCCGAGG AGCATCGCGTTCGCTGTTGTGGGAGCTGAGGATGGCAATCAAGGCGATGACTCTTTAACGCGAGTGATCGTCGAAACAGCTCTGCATAAATCGGAAGAGGATTTTGTGTGCGGGCAGGCTGAATTGCCCCTCTCTGGACTTTATTACGTCTACTTTGACAACAGCTACTCCCGTTTCTCTGCCAACAAAGTCACCTTTCATCTGCGTTTGGCAGCTCCCAGCTCGCCCATTTGA